The following proteins are encoded in a genomic region of Candidatus Effluviviaceae Genus I sp.:
- the hypE gene encoding hydrogenase expression/formation protein HypE produces MAGDRIRLAHGSGGAAMHDLVARVIVPRFGGETLERLEDAAELPDIAGRRLDQGRLAFTTDSYVVQPLFFPGGDIGKLAVAGTVNDLAVKGAEPACLTLALVIEEGFAVADLERALDSAAATARGAGVAVVAGDTKVVERGAVGGLIVNTAGIGVIPDGVSLGADRVREGDAVVVSGTVGDHETAIVIARGELRVAETIESDCAAVHGVARAALAACPDARVMRDPTRGGLATTLNEIAGAAGVGITLDERAVPVRPCVRAVCDILGFDPLYMACEGRVVAIVPEDAAEAVVAAMRAHPLGREAAVIGRVGGRRGVYVRTAVGGVRPLVMLEGAQLPRIC; encoded by the coding sequence ATGGCAGGTGACCGCATCAGGCTCGCGCACGGAAGCGGCGGGGCGGCGATGCACGACCTCGTCGCGCGCGTCATCGTGCCGAGGTTCGGAGGCGAGACGCTCGAGCGCCTCGAGGACGCCGCGGAGCTTCCCGACATCGCCGGCCGCCGGCTCGACCAGGGGCGCCTCGCGTTCACAACGGACTCGTACGTCGTGCAGCCGCTCTTCTTCCCCGGCGGCGACATCGGGAAGCTCGCCGTCGCCGGCACCGTGAACGACCTCGCCGTCAAAGGCGCCGAGCCCGCGTGCCTCACGCTCGCGCTCGTCATCGAGGAGGGGTTCGCCGTGGCCGACCTCGAGCGCGCGCTCGACTCGGCGGCGGCGACCGCGCGCGGGGCGGGCGTCGCGGTGGTCGCCGGAGATACGAAGGTGGTCGAGCGCGGGGCGGTCGGCGGGCTCATCGTGAACACGGCGGGCATCGGCGTGATCCCCGACGGCGTCTCGCTCGGTGCCGACCGCGTGCGCGAGGGCGACGCGGTCGTCGTGTCGGGCACGGTCGGTGACCACGAGACCGCCATCGTCATCGCCCGTGGCGAGCTTAGGGTCGCGGAGACCATCGAGAGCGACTGCGCCGCGGTGCACGGCGTCGCGCGCGCGGCGCTCGCGGCGTGCCCCGACGCGCGAGTGATGCGCGACCCGACGCGCGGCGGCCTTGCGACCACGCTCAACGAGATCGCCGGCGCGGCGGGCGTCGGCATCACGCTCGACGAGCGTGCGGTCCCCGTGCGGCCGTGCGTGCGCGCCGTCTGCGACATCCTCGGGTTCGACCCGCTTTACATGGCGTGCGAGGGGAGGGTCGTTGCGATCGTCCCGGAGGACGCGGCCGAAGCGGTTGTCGCGGCCATGCGCGCGCACCCGCTGGGGCGCGAGGCGGCCGTGATCGGGCGCGTCGGCGGGCGGCGCGGCGTGTACGTCCGCACCGCGGTGGGCGGCGTGCGACCTCTCGTGATGCTCG
- a CDS encoding HypC/HybG/HupF family hydrogenase formation chaperone, giving the protein MCLAIPGRIVSIEGTTAQADFNGVTREVDVTLVPDVTVGDYVLVHAGFAIEEIETEDAEEIGLILDEMTGLLGDDGP; this is encoded by the coding sequence ATGTGTCTCGCCATTCCGGGGAGGATCGTCTCGATCGAGGGGACCACGGCGCAGGCCGACTTCAACGGCGTGACGCGCGAGGTGGACGTCACGCTCGTCCCCGACGTCACGGTGGGGGACTACGTCCTCGTGCACGCCGGCTTCGCGATCGAGGAGATCGAGACCGAGGACGCCGAGGAGATCGGTCTCATCCTCGACGAGATGACCGGTCTTCTGGGGGACGACGGCCCGTGA
- the hypF gene encoding carbamoyltransferase HypF, with protein MPTKPTARGPASKGAEAGALDTRDTAADAALFVLRGVVQGVGMRPFVHRLAQEHGLAGFVANSARGVVVEAEGAAEALDAFERDLVLRAPPLARVDEVRREPVAPAGARDFAIRPSLDESGESTIICADAAVCEDCLREFLDPRDRRHRYPFINCTNCGPRFSIIEGTPYDRPRTTMRSFTMCPRCRAEYDDPLDRRFHAQPNACPVCGPALMLVGHAAADPASDPAAGGRALIKAGRIVAVKGLGGFHIAADAESDAAVRALRERKRRPAKPFALMCRSVEVTREIAEIGPEEERVLLSAAAPVVLLARRARPARALSPAVAPRNAYLGVMLPYAPVHHLLFDDELAVLVMTSGNASGEPIVAELPEAREKLGDIVDAFLTHDRGIENRNDDSVVFVEDGLTMMARRSRGYAPYPVDLDCGVEGAPEILACGTELKCTFTLLQRGRAHVSQHIGDMENRATLELYEEMVAKFIGWLRAEPRAVACDLHPDYLATRFARSFAKERGVPAVGVQHHHAHIASVMAENGVTEPVVGLALDGTGYGTDGTIWGCEFLVADLVGFERAGHLASVPLSGGDAAVRRPYRVALSHLRAAGGDELIGAALPLFGDVPAAELDLVRQQVEKRVNCVDTSSAGRLFDAASAILGVCREVTYDAQAAIELESLVDAGTTRAYPHETRVEGGRLVVDAAPAVRALAEDALAGAAVAECAAAFHNTVVSFCAEAAAAIARPRGIGSVALAGGVFQNRFLLRSLVRALESDGFRVLLNKQVPANDGGVSLGQAAVAAWKLAHGGV; from the coding sequence ATGCCGACGAAACCCACAGCCCGCGGACCGGCCTCGAAGGGCGCAGAGGCCGGCGCACTTGACACTCGGGATACCGCCGCGGACGCCGCGCTGTTCGTCCTCCGCGGCGTGGTCCAGGGCGTGGGCATGCGGCCGTTCGTCCACCGGCTGGCGCAGGAACACGGGCTGGCGGGCTTCGTCGCGAACTCGGCGCGGGGCGTCGTCGTTGAGGCCGAGGGGGCCGCGGAGGCACTCGACGCGTTCGAGCGGGACCTCGTCCTTCGGGCCCCGCCGCTGGCGCGCGTGGACGAGGTGCGGCGCGAGCCGGTCGCGCCCGCCGGCGCCCGGGACTTCGCGATCCGCCCGAGCCTCGACGAGTCCGGCGAGAGCACCATCATCTGCGCGGACGCCGCCGTCTGCGAGGACTGCCTGCGTGAGTTCCTGGACCCGCGCGACCGCCGCCATCGCTATCCGTTCATCAACTGCACGAACTGCGGTCCGAGGTTCTCCATCATCGAGGGGACGCCGTACGACCGCCCGCGCACGACGATGCGCTCGTTCACGATGTGCCCGCGGTGCCGGGCCGAGTACGACGACCCGCTCGACAGGCGCTTCCACGCGCAGCCGAACGCGTGCCCCGTGTGCGGGCCTGCGCTCATGCTGGTCGGCCATGCCGCGGCCGATCCCGCGTCCGACCCGGCCGCGGGCGGCCGCGCGCTCATCAAGGCGGGACGGATCGTCGCAGTCAAGGGGCTCGGCGGCTTCCACATCGCGGCGGATGCCGAGAGTGACGCCGCGGTGCGCGCGCTCCGCGAGCGCAAGCGGCGCCCCGCCAAGCCGTTCGCGCTCATGTGCCGCTCGGTCGAGGTCACGCGCGAGATCGCCGAGATCGGCCCCGAGGAGGAACGTGTTCTTCTCAGCGCGGCCGCGCCCGTCGTCCTGCTCGCGAGGCGCGCGCGCCCGGCCCGCGCGCTGTCGCCCGCCGTCGCGCCGCGGAACGCGTACCTCGGCGTGATGTTGCCGTACGCGCCCGTGCACCACCTTCTCTTCGACGACGAACTCGCCGTGCTCGTGATGACGAGCGGGAACGCCTCGGGCGAGCCCATCGTCGCGGAGCTCCCGGAGGCGCGGGAGAAGCTCGGGGACATCGTGGACGCCTTCCTGACCCACGACCGCGGCATCGAGAACCGCAACGACGACTCGGTCGTCTTCGTCGAGGACGGCCTGACGATGATGGCGCGGCGGTCGCGCGGCTACGCGCCGTATCCGGTGGACCTGGACTGCGGCGTCGAAGGCGCGCCCGAGATCCTCGCGTGCGGCACCGAGCTCAAGTGCACCTTCACGCTCCTGCAGCGCGGCCGCGCGCACGTGAGCCAGCACATCGGCGACATGGAGAACCGCGCGACGCTCGAGCTGTACGAGGAGATGGTCGCGAAGTTCATCGGGTGGCTGCGGGCCGAGCCGCGCGCGGTGGCGTGCGACCTGCATCCCGACTACCTCGCGACGAGGTTCGCGCGGTCGTTCGCGAAGGAGCGCGGCGTCCCGGCCGTCGGCGTCCAGCATCACCACGCGCACATCGCGTCGGTGATGGCGGAGAACGGCGTGACCGAACCAGTCGTCGGGCTCGCGCTCGACGGCACCGGGTACGGGACTGACGGGACCATTTGGGGATGCGAGTTCCTCGTGGCGGACCTCGTGGGATTCGAGCGCGCGGGGCATCTCGCGTCGGTGCCGCTTTCCGGAGGCGACGCGGCGGTGAGGCGCCCGTACCGGGTCGCGCTCTCGCACCTGCGGGCGGCCGGAGGCGACGAGCTGATCGGTGCGGCGCTCCCGCTCTTCGGCGACGTCCCGGCGGCCGAGCTTGACCTCGTGCGCCAGCAAGTCGAGAAGCGCGTCAACTGCGTGGACACGTCGAGCGCGGGGAGGCTCTTCGACGCGGCCTCAGCGATCCTCGGCGTGTGCCGCGAGGTGACCTACGACGCGCAGGCCGCCATCGAGCTCGAGTCGCTCGTGGACGCCGGGACGACGCGGGCGTATCCTCACGAGACGCGCGTCGAGGGCGGCCGCCTCGTCGTGGACGCGGCCCCCGCCGTGCGCGCGCTCGCCGAGGACGCGCTCGCCGGCGCGGCGGTCGCCGAGTGCGCGGCGGCGTTCCACAACACGGTCGTGTCGTTCTGCGCGGAGGCGGCGGCGGCGATCGCGCGGCCCCGCGGGATCGGGAGCGTCGCGCTCGCGGGCGGCGTCTTCCAGAACCGGTTCCTCCTGCGGAGCCTGGTTCGCGCGCTCGAGTCGGACGGGTTCCGCGTGCTCCTCAACAAGCAGGTTCCGGCGAACGACGGTGGCGTGTCCCTGGGCCAGGCCGCGGTCGCGGCGTGGAAGCTCGCGCACGGGGGTGTCTGA
- the hypD gene encoding hydrogenase formation protein HypD — translation MRSQKVAGALVERIRALVDRPVSLMEVCGTHTVAISRWGLRSLMPQELRLLSGPGCPVCVTPVSGIDRAIAAARLPGVAVVTFGDMMRVPGSSSSLESERAGGADVRIVYSPLEALAAARAEPGREVVLVGVGFETTSPAIAATVVRAEREGVRNLSVLPLFKLVPPALEVLARVPGRPLDGFLCPGHVSVIIGARAYEPVAERFGIPCVVAGFEPVDILAGVAMLLAQAQRARDDSGKAEVETQYRRAVTPEGNPAALRLLDEVFEVCDAEWRGIGAIPRSGYAFRERFRAFDAVARLGLPETRVPDESGCVCGEIMLGLRQPPDCPLFGTRCAPRTPVGPCMVSSEGACAAFHRYEMSGGADGR, via the coding sequence CTGCGCTCGCAGAAGGTCGCGGGCGCCCTGGTCGAGCGCATCCGCGCGCTCGTGGACCGGCCGGTCTCCCTCATGGAGGTGTGCGGGACCCACACCGTCGCCATCTCGCGCTGGGGGCTCCGCTCGCTCATGCCGCAGGAGCTTCGGCTGCTGTCGGGGCCCGGGTGCCCGGTGTGCGTCACGCCCGTCTCCGGGATTGACCGCGCCATCGCGGCCGCCAGGCTCCCGGGCGTCGCGGTCGTGACCTTCGGCGACATGATGCGCGTGCCCGGCTCGTCGTCCTCGCTCGAGAGCGAGCGCGCCGGCGGCGCCGACGTCCGGATCGTGTACAGCCCGCTCGAGGCGCTCGCCGCGGCGCGCGCTGAGCCCGGGCGCGAGGTCGTGCTCGTGGGCGTCGGGTTCGAGACGACGTCGCCGGCGATCGCGGCGACGGTCGTCCGGGCGGAGCGCGAGGGCGTGCGCAACCTCTCGGTGCTTCCGCTCTTCAAGCTCGTGCCGCCGGCGCTCGAGGTGCTCGCGCGCGTCCCCGGGCGCCCGCTCGACGGGTTCCTCTGCCCGGGCCACGTCAGCGTGATCATCGGCGCGAGGGCGTACGAGCCCGTCGCGGAGCGGTTCGGGATCCCGTGCGTCGTCGCGGGGTTCGAGCCGGTGGACATCCTGGCGGGCGTCGCGATGCTCCTCGCGCAGGCGCAGCGCGCGCGGGACGACTCGGGAAAGGCGGAGGTCGAGACGCAGTACCGCCGCGCCGTCACGCCCGAGGGGAACCCCGCGGCGCTCCGGCTGCTCGACGAGGTGTTCGAGGTCTGCGACGCGGAGTGGCGCGGGATCGGCGCGATCCCGCGGAGCGGGTACGCGTTCCGCGAGCGCTTCCGCGCGTTCGACGCGGTCGCGCGGCTGGGGCTTCCCGAGACGCGCGTCCCGGACGAGAGCGGCTGCGTCTGCGGTGAGATCATGCTCGGTCTCAGGCAGCCGCCGGACTGCCCGCTCTTCGGGACGCGCTGCGCGCCGCGGACGCCCGTCGGCCCGTGCATGGTCTCGAGCGAGGGCGCGTGCGCGGCGTTCCACAGGTACGAGATGTCCGGAGGCGCGGATGGCAGGTGA
- a CDS encoding S8 family serine peptidase — translation MHWRTHPAYAVRTSALAVLVALAAAAMGHSAEVVFNGLDYFSEGGQWFVAYGGDTFRVAPHAIDVRFRDGVSAAAIDSVLAVAGVTRMRSDRRGFHYLRLPERMDVMQTVMGLSELPEVELAETGFEIKLLSNPNDSFFDYQWYLHNTGTVRGDTTATEDADVDAPEAWEIETGDTTAIIAIIDTGIDRSHTDLSRSVWRNWDDPLGNCIDDDDNGYVDDFWGWNFDQGNNNTLPDSSDRHGTIVAGVAGATSNNSRGIAGLAGGEGSTPRRSCLLMAIRCGVDDSGTIAGAIDYAAFNGARVVNMSWYTAPSQCVSEAISHAYSHGVLLVAAAGAPGESWPAAHKDVMGVGGTNWNDGYGGYQKGAEIWAPGFAVSGHPYSRIYTTDYSGGPPDQYEYYEGTSLAAPQVAAMGALLFSKHPELTAEECRQLIIAGADSLGTIGRITVRRANARGALDALCDASRIDPHLSSVTLSDSSCVVLCPASDLDTLVVQITLRTGCGEPIANVPANNITVSLLLNALYDFQLCCGGSPGELNADAPTDTNGMTTATITAGAGVDPAVVVRVTAAGVVLDDEPVVDLRSVAYDGQCVVPDPEEDVLPDLDCDGIPDGLGDHALVEAHYNHQCPSRGEGDRAVEPERVAKRLSASHAFPNPLSSAGSVRYELPCDTYVEVCVYAMTGRRVRVLERGRRTAGSHSATWDGLDEHGRPVASGVYFIRISTPEEDVLRTGVIVR, via the coding sequence ATGCACTGGCGGACTCACCCTGCGTACGCTGTCCGCACCTCAGCACTCGCAGTTCTCGTCGCGCTCGCAGCTGCGGCGATGGGCCACTCGGCCGAGGTGGTCTTCAACGGCCTGGACTACTTCAGCGAGGGTGGCCAGTGGTTTGTCGCGTACGGTGGCGACACATTCCGAGTTGCGCCGCATGCGATTGACGTGAGGTTCCGCGATGGCGTTTCTGCGGCTGCTATTGACTCCGTGCTGGCAGTCGCTGGCGTCACGCGCATGCGTTCCGACCGGCGGGGGTTCCACTACCTGCGGCTCCCGGAGAGAATGGACGTCATGCAGACGGTCATGGGGCTCTCCGAGTTGCCCGAGGTCGAGCTGGCAGAGACTGGATTCGAGATCAAGCTCCTGAGCAATCCGAACGACTCGTTCTTCGACTACCAGTGGTACCTTCACAACACCGGGACGGTGCGCGGCGACACGACCGCCACGGAAGATGCGGACGTCGATGCCCCTGAAGCTTGGGAGATCGAAACGGGCGACACGACGGCGATCATCGCCATCATCGATACGGGGATCGATCGGTCCCACACCGACCTGTCCCGGAGCGTGTGGCGCAATTGGGATGATCCGCTCGGCAACTGCATCGATGACGACGACAACGGCTATGTCGACGACTTCTGGGGCTGGAACTTCGATCAGGGGAACAACAACACGCTCCCTGACTCATCGGACAGGCACGGGACGATCGTCGCGGGTGTGGCAGGAGCGACCTCGAACAACTCCAGGGGTATCGCCGGCCTGGCCGGTGGCGAGGGGAGCACTCCTCGACGGTCCTGCCTACTGATGGCGATTCGCTGTGGTGTAGACGACTCCGGCACCATCGCAGGTGCGATCGACTACGCAGCCTTCAACGGGGCCCGGGTCGTGAACATGAGCTGGTACACGGCTCCGTCTCAGTGCGTGTCGGAGGCCATCAGTCACGCTTACAGTCACGGGGTCCTGCTGGTTGCGGCTGCCGGGGCCCCAGGCGAGTCGTGGCCCGCGGCGCACAAGGACGTCATGGGTGTCGGCGGAACGAACTGGAATGACGGGTACGGCGGCTACCAGAAAGGCGCTGAGATCTGGGCGCCAGGGTTTGCGGTGTCTGGCCATCCATACTCGAGGATCTACACGACGGACTACTCAGGAGGGCCTCCTGACCAGTACGAGTACTACGAAGGCACCTCACTGGCGGCTCCTCAGGTCGCAGCCATGGGCGCCCTCCTGTTTTCGAAGCACCCTGAGCTGACAGCCGAGGAGTGCCGGCAGTTGATCATTGCCGGGGCGGACAGCCTGGGGACCATCGGACGCATCACGGTTCGCCGCGCGAACGCGAGGGGTGCGCTGGATGCTCTCTGCGATGCGTCACGGATCGATCCCCACCTGTCATCGGTCACGTTGTCCGATAGCTCATGCGTGGTGCTTTGTCCGGCCTCGGACCTTGACACGCTGGTTGTTCAGATCACCCTCAGGACTGGCTGCGGGGAACCCATCGCGAATGTCCCCGCGAACAACATCACCGTCTCTCTTCTGTTGAACGCGCTCTACGACTTCCAGCTCTGCTGTGGAGGCAGCCCGGGCGAGCTGAATGCGGATGCACCCACGGATACCAATGGAATGACGACCGCGACCATAACGGCGGGAGCTGGTGTTGATCCTGCCGTGGTCGTCAGAGTCACAGCTGCCGGTGTGGTTCTCGATGATGAGCCAGTCGTCGATCTCCGATCGGTCGCTTACGACGGGCAGTGCGTCGTTCCGGATCCGGAGGAGGACGTCTTGCCGGACCTGGACTGCGACGGGATTCCGGATGGTCTGGGTGACCACGCACTGGTCGAGGCGCACTACAATCACCAGTGCCCGTCCCGCGGTGAGGGCGACCGCGCCGTTGAACCAGAGAGGGTCGCCAAGAGGCTCTCGGCATCGCATGCCTTCCCCAATCCCCTCTCGTCCGCGGGCAGCGTACGGTATGAGCTGCCGTGCGACACGTACGTAGAAGTCTGCGTCTACGCCATGACTGGCCGGCGTGTGAGGGTGCTGGAGCGAGGCCGTCGAACGGCCGGATCTCACAGTGCGACGTGGGACGGTCTGGATGAGCATGGCCGCCCCGTAGCCTCCGGCGTGTACTTCATCAGGATCTCCACTCCGGAGGAAGACGTACTGAGAACGGGGGTGATTGTGAGATGA